In the genome of Leptotrichia sp. HSP-536, the window AAGTTCGTAATAAATTAAAAGGATTTAGAAGCAAAGACAAGGACATTGAAAATTTTTTAATAAATAAGGCTATTTTCTTTGAAAAAATTTCGATTTCTTCAACATATTTAATTTTTAATTCTGAAAAAGAATTAGCAGGATATTTTTCCATAGCAAATAGAAGTTTAATACTTCAAAAAGAAGATTTAAATATAATTTCAAAAACTTTAAAAAAGAGATTAACTAAAAATAAATCAGGTGATTATGTAATTAATAGTTTTCTTTTAGGTCAAGTTGGTAAAAACTTTAATTTAGAGAAAAATAATTTAACAGGAAATGAAATTTTAAAAATTGCATATGAGTTATTGTTAGAAATTAGACAGAAAATTAGAGTAAAATTTATTTGGTTGGAATGTCAAAATAATAAAAAAATTTTGAATTTTTACCAAAATTTTGGATTTTCTAAAATAGATAATTTTATTTCTGAAAATGGTTATAATGTAATGATAATGGAATTAAAATAAATTGATACAATAGTATAAATGAGATGAAAAAAATGTATGATGTAAAAGATATTGCCAACTGGTTTTTAACTTATAATTCGTATATGGAAACCAATCAAGGTGCGGATGGAATGAGCAATTTTAAATTGCAAAAATTACTCTATTATGCACAATCAGCTGTTAAAAATAATCTTGAAGTTGAAAGCCTACAGGATTATGAAAAAATGAGACAGATAGGAATAAATGCAAGTGTTGGAAATGTAACAGGAGAAAATAAATCCTATGGCGGTGGTGTAAATTACACAGGAAGGGATAAAAACTGGGTAAATGAACAGACTTCATTAATTGGAAGAAACAGTGTAAATGTTGAAGTAGGCAATAAGCTGACAATAGCAGGAGCAAAAATTGCAAACGAGAAAAACGGTATTGACAAAGGGAACCTTATTGTAAAAGCTAATGAAATTGAAGCACGTGATATTGTAAGCAAGGATAATTTCTTGGCACTGGATACAAATGCAAATATCACAAGAAGAGACATAATAAATAAACAAAAGGGTAACAAAGATAATAACTATGTTGTAGAACGTTATGAAAATGATGGTGGAGTAGGATTTGCAGGAAGTGAAGTGGAAAAAGTAAGCAGAGCAACTATCGGAAATGGAACAATAGTTACTAATCAAGGCACAGTTGGTGTAAATCGTGATATATCTAAATCTGATGAAAAGACAAGAGATGTAGAAGTAAAAAGAGTCGGACTAGATTACAACGATGAAAGAAAAGGATGGGGGAAAGTAAATCAGATAATTTCAGAAAATGCTGGAACTATTGGTAAGTTTACTGATAAAATTTCTTTTATTCCACAGTTTGTTGCTGGAAAAAGTAATGAAGATACATTTAGAGCAGCAACATTTAAAACCATAAGACAAGTTGAGGATGCAATTGATACTAAATTGTACAATGAGGAACACGGATTGATTCCTACATCTGGACAATATGGTGCAGTTGGAGAATTTATTTTAAAAGCCTTTACTGAAAATAAAGTTGATGGAATTACAATAAGAGGAAGAGGAAACACTGTAGAGTCTATGACTAAAATTGAAAGATTAGATGATCTTCCTATTAGTGAAAATCAAAAGGACTTGTTTGGAAATGGAATGGCCGAAGAACTTGAAAGAGGATCTGCTAATGCAGTTAATCAATATAGATCTCAGGATGCAATAAAAAATAGAGAAGAATTTGAAATAACATTAACTTATAATCAAACAATGGGACGTGTATGGGACGGAGTGGAAAGTATATTTGGTAAGTTGTTTAATGGGAAAGGAAATATTTCAACAGGAATTGCAAAAGGATACAATACTTTAATTAGAACAAATAATCCAAATCAACAGTATCATATTAGACAGTATAGTCAAGGTAACCTTTATTTTGAAGGTGGAGTTAATTTGTCAATTAAAAATGGAGATATGGATTTTTCTAATATTTCTTTGGATCATACTGGAAGCCCAAGAGCTGACAAAATTTTTTATGAACAAGGTAGCATTGCTGGTTATAAAAATTTAGGTTCTGCTTCAAATTTTAAAGATGGAATTACAAGTGAAGATGGATATTTTTTAGGTATGAAAGGAATAATTTCTGAGAAAAAACAAGTAAATATGGGAGAAATAGAAAATCATCAAAGAACATTTATTCAAGATAAATTTAAAAATATTTCTGCATTAGCAACAATAGAAACAGATATAACATTATTGTTACCTAGTTTTTTCAATAAAAATGATAAAAATGATAAAAATAAATCAAATAATTATAACGGCGAGATATTGACACTCACAGATGATGAAATAAAAAAACTGTAGTAACTCAAAGGATTGTTAAGAATATAAAAAATGAGAATGATTTAAATAAATATATAAACAAAAAAATTAAAGAAAAAATTGAAAATAGCAAGACTAGAATTGAAAGAAAAGAATCTGGAACTGTTATAAGGGTAAAAAATGAAAAAGTTATGACAAAAGAACAGGCTCAAAAAAAGTTATGAATGAGTTAAGAAAGAAAACATCAGAAGAATTAAGTCCTCATAGACTATATTTTCCAGAATCCTTTGAATACAGAGATAAGTTGGACGAAGTAGAGAGAGAAAAAAATGAATTGTATTTGAAATGGGTTGATGAAAATGATTTAGACATAAAAGAAAGACTTGGAAATCAATATAAAGATTTAGTAAAAAAACAAAAAAATTATCAACTTGAATTTCAAACAGTTGTAAAAGATAGATTGATAAATATTCCTATGGTTAAACCTGAAGATTTGATAGAATTCAGAAACAATATCTTAATAGAAGAAATGAAATCCGACTTTCCGAGAAATAACAGTTATGATATTAAGGAATTAGATACTTTTGTTCCAAATAAGCCAAAGATTGAAGGTAACAAACAATTAAATATCAATGATTATTTAGAAAACTTAAGAAAAAGGATAGGTAAATAATATGAAAAATTTGAAGTTTGTATTATTGATAATAGTATCAATAATTTGTTTAAATTCTTGTTTTACCCTTGCAAGTTTCTGTGCGGATCATGGATGTATGATGACTGGAATGCCTAAGGCAACTAAAAAAGATCCACAAGGAATTTATATAGTTCTTGATAAAAAGGAGTATGAAAATTACTTAAAAGAAATATTGAAAAGAAAGAAAGAATATGTAGAGATTGAAGGAAGAAAAATATTATTGCCAGAAAATATGACATTAAAGAAATATAACCATGATAGTGATGGTATATTTGGAGGATATGGATCTTTGGTTAGTTACTATTTATATGATAAAGAAAAAAAAATAGGTTTTCCTTTGGGATTTAGATTAGATGAAAATAAAAATTTAATGACTTCGCTGATAGATGGAACAAATGAGTATGTAAATAAAATAGGAGAACATATTTATTTTTCAAAATCTTATCCTTCTGAGAAAGATTATGTAAATAGAATAGGTAAGGATATTTATTTTACTTTTGGTATATTATCAAGTACTGAAAATGAGAAAAAGATTACAAATTTTTTAAAAGAATTAGTTAAAGAATGGTAAGTAAATAATTGAATTTGAAAAATAAGGATGTAGGTATTGCTGTTGATATTATGAAACAGGAAGAGATTAAAATAGAAAGTTTGAAAAACCATAAGGAAAAAGATAGCAGAGAAAAATATGAAAATGCTTTGAGAGAACAAAAAAGATTGATTGATCAAAGAAAGGAAAATGTAAAGGATATGCTTATGAATGTTCCAAGGGTAAATCCAGATTATGGAAAAGATATGGATAAGGATTTATTTAATGCGAGAGATAATGCGTTAACAGAACAGCTGAACAAAGATTTTCCAAGAAATAATCCATATAGGAATATCAATCCTGATGAAGGTTTAAATATGCCAAAACCTCAAATAAATAGAGAAAAATCTCAAAATATAAATGAACAGTTAAAAAAATTGAGAGAAAGAGTAGGTAACTAAGATGAAAAAGTTAAAATTTATATTATTGATTTTGGTAAGTATTTTCTGTTTAAATTCTTGTTTTACAATAGCTACAATGCAGGGGGAAGGGCTATTGCCTCCTCCTAAACCTGAAAGTCCTTATTATTATGGTAATAATAAGAAATTAAATACCTTGCTTCTTACTGAAAATAAAAAAAATATAAAAATTGGAAATAGTAATGTACAAATTTCTATACCAAGTGGGTTAAAGTTAAAAGAATCAGATGGGCTTATTAATAATTATTTATATAAAAAAAAATCGTTCAAATTACACGGATATTATTTAGGAAAAGAACTATTTTTACCTATATTTATTTTCAATGAAAATTTTGAAGAATTTTTAAAAACAGAAAATTTAGTTAAACTAAATGAAAATACTTATTTAAATTTTGAAAAAAATAGTAAAAATAGAAAATTAGATCAAATTATAAAAAAAATTGATGATAATGTCTTTGCTGTTGTCAGTATTGTTGATATGAATGATAAATCTAAAAATTTCTTTTTAGAGTTGATGAAAGATTGGTAAAAAGTTTTAAATAAAAAAGAAAGGGTGACGAATATAAAGACACTTTAGAAAAATTATCAAATTTTGATAATGATAAAAATTTAATTTTTTGATAATCGTTTGCTC includes:
- a CDS encoding GNAT family N-acetyltransferase → MKFTTFSLTELLSQIGEDKVRNKLKGFRSKDKDIENFLINKAIFFEKISISSTYLIFNSEKELAGYFSIANRSLILQKEDLNIISKTLKKRLTKNKSGDYVINSFLLGQVGKNFNLEKNNLTGNEILKIAYELLLEIRQKIRVKFIWLECQNNKKILNFYQNFGFSKIDNFISENGYNVMIMELK